In a single window of the Nicotiana tomentosiformis chromosome 10, ASM39032v3, whole genome shotgun sequence genome:
- the LOC104120213 gene encoding probable ADP-ribosylation factor GTPase-activating protein AGD14: MSSRREEERNEKIIRGLMKLPPNRRCINCNSLGPQYVCTNFWTFVCMTCSGIHREFTHRVKSVSMAKFTSQEVEALQKGGNQRAREIYLTNWDPQRQWLPNNSNVDKVRDFIKTVYVEKRYAGAQSSDRPPRDTQNLRSHEDEMRRASSYHSYSQSPPYDFQYEERRYGKHAPVLSRKPGSDRGLEGKVSSFLSPSRLSDHMYEDRFANEGSNPRASDYSVSSGGDLFRSEAQSPNFQRGVGSPLSDTSRDISYEDVRQAKKDAGRISRAQRTASSGSFESFDSNSLSFKSVNSVGLADVTSELKQTIETRSSKLSTFPSLPRSSALGNSDAPDLFNAPSVPQTAPPTVSTKSHLPVSLPSSSMDLFQPSVSTGPIGNSDQPSRTLPPSSSDIFSDVPNLSSAASADEKPSCEVTSKNEGWATFDIPQHAATTGMEQFTLAPTPAYDHSSFDFLPEKTQQQSGVTSTKNPLDVVPERNDGWATFDMPQHITLTGSNNFTSNKIQLEGDSQPNLDPTFSVMLWPSPVESAPRGPAVRDSTACALNLSMPAPFHGGVQNVEATPSGRSTDLWNAFEVSTDHLALKSVPSSKEQVVMNNDLVDDQYMGLRGLENIAAGQTQRAVLDSGYPIPSLSSYVSASSSGLSTLPVATGVHSHANEQKSNNPFDLPYDADMECSNMPQYWDMSSLQAALPSDEMPTSFVGDVTESWFPQNPATAYVPSVQQGTLFVSAQPAGNTISNVSTHGPVAPIGGNPFA, encoded by the exons ATGAGTAGCAGGAGAGAAGAAGAGAGGAACGAGAAGATAATAAGAGGGCTAATGAAGCTCCCTCCCAATCGCAGATGCATTAACTGCAACAGCTTG GGTCCCCAGTATGTGTGCACAAACTTTTGGACCTTTGTCTGCATGACATGCAGCGGAATACA TCGTGAGTTCACTCACCGTGTGAAGTCAGTTTCCATGGCTAAGTTTACTTCCCAAGAGGTAGAAGCTCTTCAAAAGGGTGGTAATCAG CGTGCTAGAGAGATATATTTAACAAATTGGGACCCGCAAAGACAGTGGCTTCCTAATAACAG CAATGTCGATAAAGTTAGGGACTTTATAAAGACCGTCTATGTTGAGAAAAGATATGCTGGGGCACAATCCTCTGACAGACCCCCTAGAGATACTCAG AACTTGAGAAGCCACGAAGATGAGATGAGAAGAGCAAGTTCTTATCATTCCTATTCTCAAAGTCCACCATATGACTTTCAGTATGAAGAACGGCGTTACGGTAAACATGCACCAGTGCTCTCTAGAAAGCCTGGATCAGATCGAGGACTTGAAGGAAAGGTGTCGAGTTTCTTGAGTCCTAGTCGTTTAAGTGATCATATGTATGAGGATAGGTTTGCTAATGAAGGATCTAATCCCAGAGCTTCAGATTACTCTGTGTCTAGTGGAGGTGATCTATtcaggtctgaagcacagtccccTAACTTTCAGAGAGGCGTGGGAAGTCCCCTTAGTGACACCTCAAGGGATATTTCCTATGAAGATGTACGGCAGGCCAAGAAAGATGCTGGAAGAATTTCACGAGCACAG AGAACTGCATCTTCTGGAAGTTTTGAATCGTTTGACAGCAATTCCTTGTCATTCAAGTCAGTAAATTCTGTCGGTTTAGCGGATGTTACTTCAGAATTGAAACAAACAATTGAGACCCGCTCCAGTAAATTGTCAACTTTCCCCTCTTTGCCACGATCATCGGCACTGGGAAATTCAGATGCCCCAGATCTGTTCAATGCTCCCTCAGTTCCTCAAACCGCTCCTCCTACAGTTTCAACGAAGTCTCATTTGCCAGTATCATTACCAAGTTCCTCCATGGATCTGTTTCAGCCATCTGTTTCTACTGGTCCAATTGGTAATTCAGATCAACCATCCCGCACTCTGCCACCTTCATCTTCGGACATATTCTCAGACGTTCCAAACCTGTCGTCAGCTGCAAGTGCTGATGAAAAACCATCATGTGAAGTCACTTCCAAAAATGAAGGATGGGCAACATTTGATATTCCACAGCACGCAGCAACAACAGGCATGGAACAGTTCACCCTGGCACCAACACCTGCTTATGATCATAGTTCTTTTGACTTTTTACCTGAAAAGACACAGCAGCAATCGGGTGTAACATCCACTAAGAATCCTTTGGATGTGGTTCCAGAGAGAAATGATGGATGGGCAACATTTGATATGCCTCAGCACATTACACTCACTGGCAGTAATAACTTTACCTCCAACAAGAttcaattggagggtgattctcaACCGAATTTGGACCCAACTTTCTCTGTCATGCTATGGCCATCACCGGTAGAATCTGCTCCTCGTGGACCAGCCGTTAGAGACTCTACTGCTTGTGCACTAAATTTGTCAATGCCTGCTCCATTTCATGGAGGTGTGCAGAATGTTGAAGCAACTCCAAGTGGCAGAAGCACTGAC TTGTGGAATGCTTTTGAAGTTTCTACTGACCACTTAGCTCTCAAGAGTGTGCCTAGTAGCAAGGAACAAGTCGTGATGAACAATGATTTAGTTGACGATCAGTATATGGGCTTAAGAGGACTAGAG AACATAGCTGCAGGTCAAACTCAAAGAGCTGTGCTGGATAGTGGATATCCTATTCCTAGTTTATCATCATATGTCAGTGCCTCATCCTCTGGATTGTCCACTCTTCCTGTAGCG ACAGGAGTGCATTCACATGCAAATGAGCAGAAGTCCAACAACCCATTTGATCTTCCTTACGATGCTGACATGGAATGCAGCAATATG CCTCAGTACTGGGACATGAGCTCATTACAAGCTGCATTGCCAAGTGACGAGATGCCAACTTCTTTTGTTGGTGATGTGACCGAATCTTGGTTCCCGCAGAACCCAGCAACAGCTTATGTTCCTAGTGTACAGCAAG GGACATTATTCGTTTCCGCACAACCAGCTGGCAATACAATATC GAATGTCTCTACACATGGGCCCGTTGCACCTATTGGTGGAAATCCATTTGCATAG
- the LOC104120211 gene encoding uncharacterized protein isoform X1 — protein MSSKKLHGAELCVSSAEQQAKINEVRKLIGPAVDKFPAMCSDASVLRFLRARNWHTKRAAKMLKETLIWRLEYKPEMIRWDDIAQQAETGKVYKANYFDKYGRTVLVMRPGIQNPHSVEKQMRYLVYCMENAILDLKSGQERMVWLIDFEGWNMSSISVKVTRETARVLQDRYPERLGLAIFYNPPKVFESFWILVKPFLEKRTYKKVRFVYPNDAHTQKVMEDLFHMDKLESSFGGKCTQGFEYVAYSKRMKEGDKKMSEFVKSGVPLPSDQYVTAETRESSARDNSFELSEDGLSSTDETTSNLESSDIETEDLQMSCKDEVKVDTTAAKEIKQSE, from the exons ATGTCATCCAAAAAGTTGCATGGAGCTGAATTGTGTGTGTCATCTGCAGAGCAGCAAGCTAAG ATCAATGAAGTTAGAAAGTTGATTGGTCCTGCTGTTGACAAGTTTCCAGCAATGTGTTCGGATGCATCAGTTCTAAGGTTTCTCAGGGCACGGAATTGGCATACAAAAAGGGCAGCCAAGATGCTAAAAGAAACCTTGATATGGAGACTTGAATACAAACCAGAGATGATCCGTTGG GATGATATTGCTCAACAAGCAGAAACTGGAAAAGTTTACAAAGCCAACTACTTTGACAAATATGGAAGGACTGTTCTTGTCATGAGGCCTGGAATACAG AACCCACACTCAGTAGAGAAGCAAATGAGATATTTAGTGTATTGCATGGAGAATGCCATACTGGATCTAAAATCGGGTCAGGAGCGAATGGTTTGGTTAATCGACTTTGAAGGGTGGAACAtgtcaagtatatcagtgaaggTGACCCGAGAAACAGCACGTGTACTACAAGATCGTTATCCAGAGAGGCTAGGTCTTGCAATCTTTTATAATCCGCCAAAAGTTTTTGAATCCTTCTGGATA TTGGTAAAACCATTTCTTGAGAAGAGGACATACAAGAAAGTGAGGTTTGTCTACCCAAATGATGCACATACTCAAAAAGTAATGGAAGATCTATTTCATATGGACAAGCTAGAGTCCTCATTTGGGGGGAAATGCACACAAGGGTTTGAATATGTTGCCTACTCCAAACGCATGAAAGAGGGGGATAAGAAGATGTCTGAATTTGTTAAATCTGGTGTTCCATTGCCCTCTGACCAATATGTGACTGCTGAGACACGAGAATCCTCAGCGCGAGACAATAGTTTTGAGTTGTCTGAGGATGGTTTATCCTCTACTGatgaaacaacatcaaacttgGAAAGTTCAGATATTGAGACTGAAGATCTGCAGATGAGTTGTAAAGATGAGGTCAAAGTTGATACAACTGCTGCTAAAGAGATAAAACAAAGCGAGTAG
- the LOC104120211 gene encoding uncharacterized protein isoform X2, translating to MCSDASVLRFLRARNWHTKRAAKMLKETLIWRLEYKPEMIRWDDIAQQAETGKVYKANYFDKYGRTVLVMRPGIQNPHSVEKQMRYLVYCMENAILDLKSGQERMVWLIDFEGWNMSSISVKVTRETARVLQDRYPERLGLAIFYNPPKVFESFWILVKPFLEKRTYKKVRFVYPNDAHTQKVMEDLFHMDKLESSFGGKCTQGFEYVAYSKRMKEGDKKMSEFVKSGVPLPSDQYVTAETRESSARDNSFELSEDGLSSTDETTSNLESSDIETEDLQMSCKDEVKVDTTAAKEIKQSE from the exons ATGTGTTCGGATGCATCAGTTCTAAGGTTTCTCAGGGCACGGAATTGGCATACAAAAAGGGCAGCCAAGATGCTAAAAGAAACCTTGATATGGAGACTTGAATACAAACCAGAGATGATCCGTTGG GATGATATTGCTCAACAAGCAGAAACTGGAAAAGTTTACAAAGCCAACTACTTTGACAAATATGGAAGGACTGTTCTTGTCATGAGGCCTGGAATACAG AACCCACACTCAGTAGAGAAGCAAATGAGATATTTAGTGTATTGCATGGAGAATGCCATACTGGATCTAAAATCGGGTCAGGAGCGAATGGTTTGGTTAATCGACTTTGAAGGGTGGAACAtgtcaagtatatcagtgaaggTGACCCGAGAAACAGCACGTGTACTACAAGATCGTTATCCAGAGAGGCTAGGTCTTGCAATCTTTTATAATCCGCCAAAAGTTTTTGAATCCTTCTGGATA TTGGTAAAACCATTTCTTGAGAAGAGGACATACAAGAAAGTGAGGTTTGTCTACCCAAATGATGCACATACTCAAAAAGTAATGGAAGATCTATTTCATATGGACAAGCTAGAGTCCTCATTTGGGGGGAAATGCACACAAGGGTTTGAATATGTTGCCTACTCCAAACGCATGAAAGAGGGGGATAAGAAGATGTCTGAATTTGTTAAATCTGGTGTTCCATTGCCCTCTGACCAATATGTGACTGCTGAGACACGAGAATCCTCAGCGCGAGACAATAGTTTTGAGTTGTCTGAGGATGGTTTATCCTCTACTGatgaaacaacatcaaacttgGAAAGTTCAGATATTGAGACTGAAGATCTGCAGATGAGTTGTAAAGATGAGGTCAAAGTTGATACAACTGCTGCTAAAGAGATAAAACAAAGCGAGTAG